The nucleotide window GCGCCATGGTGTGAGGTCGTCGGCGTGGTCTCTGACACGAGGAATTCCGCACTTGATAAATCTCCGCTCCAGGAGATTTACGTGCCGTACGCTCAGCAGCCGTCCTTTCTCATGAGCGTTCTGATTCGGACCACGGGAGATCCGGCATCCTTGGTCGGCGCCGTCCGGAAGACGGTCCAGGCGGTCGACAAGAATCAACCACTGTCCGAAGTCGTGACCATGGACGGGATTCTGGCAGAGGCTGTGGCGCCTCAATGGTTCAAGATGATCCTGCTTGGCCTTTTCAGCCTGCTTGCCTTGATTCTTGCCGCGGTTGGAATTTACGGCCTCATCTCTTACACCGTCATCCAGCGCACCAATGAGATTGGCGTGCGTCTGGCAATGGGAGCGGAGCCAAGGGATGTGCTGAAGCTGGTTGTTGGGCAGGGTTTGAATTTGACGATGTTGGGCGTCGCCCTGGGTTGGGCGGGGGCCCTGGCGCTGACACGCTTTTTGTCAAGCTTCCTTTATGCGGTGAAGCCAACCGACCCGCTGACCTACATTGCCGTCACGCTGGCTTTGACTGTCGTCGGGTTGTTTGCCAGTCTTATTCCCGCGCTCCGGGCGACCGGGGTGGATCCGGCGGTGGCCCTGAGATACGAGTAGGGAAGGAAGGCCCAAGTCCCAGACCGTCAGGTCAAAATGACGTCGGGGCGCGGGTTTGAGGGGAAAGATTCCTTCCAGGACAACGATGTCGATGTTCTCAAACTGATACGTGTGCTTGCGGTACCGGGTTACTGTTTCATTGGTGAAGTCGGCCACCAGGCGAAGACTCCGATTCTTAATGAGGGGTTCGATGAGCTGCTCGAACATCCCTTCGAAGCGGATGGCATGTGCATGGAAATGCTCCGCGGGATTCTCCGGATTAAAACGCCTTGACGGCAGATTCAACCATCCGTCCACGCCGATATTTGCGGCACGAACACCACGCTTTGCAAGCTCATTAACAATCTGCACCGTCAGATATCCTTTTCCGCTTCCATCAATTCCTGTGACGCCAACCAAGAGGCTTCGCTCGAGTGGCACCTCCTGCCTTTTGAGCAATATTCTGTCGACGGTTTGAAGGTGGACAGGCATTGGTTGAGTTCCCCGCGATGTGAAGCAATCCTGGTCACTTATCGAATATGTTGCCGGTTGGGGCACTTCGGGAACTGCGGTCTTCATGCTTTGGTAGCCGGGATCCCGTTCTTTGGGATCCCGGGTTTTTCCATTAATTGGGAGCGCTGGCGAACTTCAGGGAAAAGCCCGCGATCCCAAAGAACGGGATCGTGGCTACCAAGGCATGTGTAACGCAGGCGCCTTTGCCTAGTGGCTCGGTTGAGGGGCCCCGATGGCCCGGGGGATCTGATATGGCTGGATGCCCGGGATATTCAGTCGCATCCGGTACAAGCCGCTCCGCGCGCACAGGTAGAGCGTTTTGCCGTCCTCGTCGCCCCAGGCCATGTTGTGCGGATGCTTGGGCGCAATGATGGTACCCAGATGTTTTCCTTCCGGCGAGAGGACCCACAACCCGCCGGGCCCCGAGACGTACAGGTTGCCCTGCCGATCGACTTTCATGCCATCCAGGGCATCTTCACCCGGGGCGTCGGTCATATCGAAAAAGACCCTTCCATTCGCCAGCGTGCCATCCGCCTTCGCTTCATACCGCGTCACAATCTTCTTCTTGTCATCCCAGTTGGTCACATAGAGGTATTTTTCATCGGGCGAGAAGGCGATGCCATTGGGTCCTTCTAAATCGGTGCTGATCAGTTGGAGTTTGCCCTTGTAAAGTGAATAGACTCCACTGAAGGGCAACTCCTTTCTGGGATCCTTGAAGAACTTCGGAAGCCCGAACGGAGGATCGGTGAAATAGAGCGTTCCGTCGGAGCGGTAGACCAGGTCGTTGGGACTGTTGAGCCGTTTTCCTTGATATTGGTCAGCAAGCACCGTCTCAGTCCCATCCTTCTCCAACCGCGAGACTCGATGGTTCCCGTGTTCATTAATAGTGAGTTTTCCGTCCGGGTCGAGCGTCAGGCCGTTCGATCCCGGCTGCCCATACTCGGCAATGTCCGCGCCGGAGTACCCGCTCGGGGTGCGAAATACCTCGAGGGCGCCCGCATTGTTTCCATGCGGCGTGTACTTATAAATGATATTGCTGTTCGGGTCGCTGAAGAGCAGGTGATTTCCATCGGAGATCCAGATCGGACCCTCGGTGAATTTGAATCCCTCGGCGAGCTTAAAAATCTTCGGATTGGGGCCGACGATGGCGTCAATGGCCGGATCTTTCCGGACCACTTCAACATTCACTTCGCTTGGAGGGATCGCGACGGGTCCCGGTTTCACTTTGTAAAAATCGAGCTTCGCGTACCGCATCCAAATGAAATTTGTCGGTGGGTTCGAGAGCGGCCCGTTGATCCCAAAGACAGCGAGTTGAATCTTCTGCCCGGGCTGGACATTGCGCCCGAGAACGAGACGGTTCGGGGCATTCCATCCATTGATAACAGATCCTCCCCTTTGTCCCAGGGTGCGCGCCAGTTCGCCGTCCACCCAAATCTCCGCATAATCGTCGATCGAAGTTTCAAACACTACCATGGCATCAGTCGGATCAAAGGTGCCGACCCGGTCTGGAATGGTTAGATTGATTCGGTACCAGTTGAAGCACATCCGGCCGGTCGATCGGCGCTGGCTCAGGGTAGTGGGGTTTATCGCTTCCCACTTGGAATCGTCAAACTCGACCCCTCCTGCATGCGGGGTATAGTCATAGGTCTTAATGGCCGACCCGGTCGGCTGACCATCCGAACCAGGGGCCTTGAAATCCACCTCGACAATCCGGGTGTCGCTGTAGCGCCATTCCCCTTTGACCAGTCGAACACCCTCGCCAGTGGCGAGATCGATGGAAGCCATGGCCTCTCCAGTGGGGACATCTGCACTCCCTGTGAGTGTTATGTTTCCAAGGAGCAAGGCCAGCATCAAAAACTTTGCGATCCTCATGGGACCTGCTTTCTAAGATATTTTCTGCGCGCTCTGTGTCTCTGCGGTCCTATTTACCGCAGAGACACAGACGCTATCTGGCTTTGACCACGTAATACAGGAAGGGATTGGTCACTTCTTTGAACCAGTGGGGAGTCCCCGCGGGAACGATGATGACGTCCCCCTTGTTGAGTTTTCGAGTTTCGCCGCCACTGATTTCTTTTCCGCGGATCTCGTCGGGCGCGATGGTCTTCTCCTCCACGACGCTTCCGCCCGTCACGAAGGTCGCCGTGCCATCCAGCACGTAGATGATGTCGGCGTCCTTGGTATGGACTTCGGCCATCCCCGCGTTTTCGCGGCGACTGGCGTGCACCATGTATTTGTCACTGTCCTTGAATAAGACCGCCCCCTTGGCAAAGGCATCGTCCACCATGTTTTTTTCAAAGTAAGAGACGGGCGGCGACTGGCTTCGCAATGATGCCGTGGCGGCTTCCTTGAAAACACTGGCTCCGGCGATGGCCAGCTCTTCATCTTGCTGTGCGCTGGAGGCGCCGCTGACGCCCACTCCGCCAATGACCTGCCCTTCATAGACAATGGGGATCCCGCCTTGCAGCGGTGTAAAGTCATCGAGCGCGATCATTGCGGTCCGCCCGTTCTTGATGATCTCTTCGAAGGCGCGGGTGGGGTGCTTGAACAATACGGCCGTCCGCGCTTTGCCGATGGAGATGCGGGCGCCTGCCGCAAAGGTATTGTCAATCCGCTCGAGCGCCATCAAATTCCCGCCCTCATCAACAACCGCAATGACTCCTCCCGGGGCGTTGAGCCTTTTGGCCTCGGCCATCGAAGCGGCGATGACCTTTCTGGCTCCGTCCAGAGTCAGCGTCTTCCTGTCCGCGATCTGGCCTAAGCTTAGGGTGGCCGTCACGAGTATCGCAACCGCCGAAACCATTGCAATCTTGTTAAGCGATTTCATGAGCGCTCCTTTTCTCCTGTTGATCCCGCTTTAAAAGAGGAGGCGTCTCGCCGTCGTCGATGCTGGATTCCGGATTCTCCGTAGGCAGGACGCCTCCGCTCCAAATGAAGTCCATGGACTTTTCCTTTACTTTACCGGGGCACTAAACGAGGCTTCCCCGAGCAGGACCTCTGCAAAGGAACACCAGATCTGAACTTTCGCCACGTCGGGGATGTAAGCCGGCAGCGTGATGCTCTTCAGGTACCGATCGCCCTTGACTCGCAACTTGTCCAGCAGATAGACGTTCCCCTTGGAGTCCACTACCTGCCAGTGCGGATCCGGGGTGTCGGGAGGTACAAAATCATCCGACAGAGTCAGTACATTTTTGTTGCCTTGCTTGGTATGGGCGACTGTGCCCGTGTTGGCTTTGACGCCTGCGAATGGGCTGCTGGTATGCATGTCCTGTGCAATGCTTGCGCTCGCCGTCAGGATCCCGACGGCAATCACCAGGGAAAGCAGAAGAGGGAAAATCTTGCTAACTGAATTGCTCTTTGCTGATTTCATTAATTCATCCTCCGTTGTGTGTTGAGTGAGTTAGAACAATCTTTACTGAATCTGAACCGCGACCAGCGTGAACCAAAATCGATCCCCATTTGGAAGCCAGGAATGAGGGAAGCAGGCGATGAATCCGTCCCTTCTCCAGGAGGCCCATCGGGTGGAATATCAAGTGTTTTCATCTCCTTTATTCCCGGCTTCCCAATCATTGTTTGCATGTGTCCGCACAATTCCTTTCATTCAACCCTGAATCTTACGACCCCTGTGTGGGCGAAAGCGGCGCTGTCGCAAAATTGACCCCGAACCGACGGCACCAGATCGTAACGGCGCGATACTTGCTCAAATCGACATTGGCTGGGAGCTCGTAGTTTTGGTCTCCAATGTTCCCTTTGAGCGCCCCTACTTGAATGAAGCCGGCGGCCTTGACGGTGTCGCTGTCGCGCGCATCGCTCGTGGCGACCAAATAGACCTGGACGTCGGGGCCATTTGAAGTTTCAAAATTCGTGAAGCGCAGCACGCGGTTGCCGTCTGCCAGCTGATAGACCGTGGCTTCGCCTGCGCCTTTGTGCGCCACATCATGGAAGTGCCCCGAAAAAAGGGCTTGTGTGGCCGGCGTGGCCGATGCGGCGACCATATTGCCCTGGGCCGGTGAGAGGGGCGCTGTCGCGAAATTCACACCAAACCGCCGGCACCAGATCGTGACGGCGCGGTACTTGTTCAGGTCAGCGTCCGCCGGCACCTCGTAGTTCTGGTCTCCGATGTTTCCCTTGAGGGCGCCGATGGGGAGGAACCCCGCCGTCTTGACTGTCTCGCTGTCCCGCGCATCGGCGGCGGCCACGAGGTAGACCTGAACGTCAGGCCCGTTCGAGGTTTCAAATCCGGTGAAACGCAACACGCGCTTTCCCTCCTGCAGTTGATAAATGGAGGCCTCGCCGACGCCTTTATGGGCCCCATCATGGAATTGACCGGCGAGGAGGAGTCTGGAACTGGAACCGGTCGAAGCGGCCATCCCGGAAGGAAAGGATTCGTTGACCTTGGCGTTGATGAAGAGACGCTCGGGCCGGAAGGCAATCCAGGCGCCCACGCCCAGAACGAGGATGAGTAATCCGATAATCAGTTTTCTTTTTTGCATTGTGGAAACTCCTTTTCAGTTCATTCTTGATTCGTTGTGTCCGCCGCCGGCGGACGGTTTAGGTTAAATAGAGACATCAGATTCCTGTTTTTGCATATAGCCGCACCGGAAGATGCAGCGTTTGTTGTTGTGATGATTCAGTTTTGCGCACAGCACGGACG belongs to Terriglobia bacterium and includes:
- a CDS encoding SMP-30/gluconolactonase/LRE family protein, which produces MRYAKLDFYKVKPGPVAIPPSEVNVEVVRKDPAIDAIVGPNPKIFKLAEGFKFTEGPIWISDGNHLLFSDPNSNIIYKYTPHGNNAGALEVFRTPSGYSGADIAEYGQPGSNGLTLDPDGKLTINEHGNHRVSRLEKDGTETVLADQYQGKRLNSPNDLVYRSDGTLYFTDPPFGLPKFFKDPRKELPFSGVYSLYKGKLQLISTDLEGPNGIAFSPDEKYLYVTNWDDKKKIVTRYEAKADGTLANGRVFFDMTDAPGEDALDGMKVDRQGNLYVSGPGGLWVLSPEGKHLGTIIAPKHPHNMAWGDEDGKTLYLCARSGLYRMRLNIPGIQPYQIPRAIGAPQPSH
- a CDS encoding heme-binding protein, with the translated sequence MKSLNKIAMVSAVAILVTATLSLGQIADRKTLTLDGARKVIAASMAEAKRLNAPGGVIAVVDEGGNLMALERIDNTFAAGARISIGKARTAVLFKHPTRAFEEIIKNGRTAMIALDDFTPLQGGIPIVYEGQVIGGVGVSGASSAQQDEELAIAGASVFKEAATASLRSQSPPVSYFEKNMVDDAFAKGAVLFKDSDKYMVHASRRENAGMAEVHTKDADIIYVLDGTATFVTGGSVVEEKTIAPDEIRGKEISGGETRKLNKGDVIIVPAGTPHWFKEVTNPFLYYVVKAR
- a CDS encoding DM13 domain-containing protein, yielding MQKRKLIIGLLILVLGVGAWIAFRPERLFINAKVNESFPSGMAASTGSSSRLLLAGQFHDGAHKGVGEASIYQLQEGKRVLRFTGFETSNGPDVQVYLVAAADARDSETVKTAGFLPIGALKGNIGDQNYEVPADADLNKYRAVTIWCRRFGVNFATAPLSPAQGNMVAASATPATQALFSGHFHDVAHKGAGEATVYQLADGNRVLRFTNFETSNGPDVQVYLVATSDARDSDTVKAAGFIQVGALKGNIGDQNYELPANVDLSKYRAVTIWCRRFGVNFATAPLSPTQGS